The Styela clava chromosome 11, kaStyClav1.hap1.2, whole genome shotgun sequence genome includes the window ATAgttatacatttattttgttaaataatctgCACAGTAGCCTCAATTATGTATACTGCCGCAACTACTGGTATTCAGTAGTTGTGTCTTATTTAGTTACTTTTTTATACTAACCTGCATCagctaggtgtcgctgcttgaagacctttataggtccctcgcgactccagtcacacaattaacatgatcagtatatttcatttattgtaacagttttctatatgcttgttttttgtgttgacaaataaaagattgattgattgatacggtactcatcaccctttttcgtttaggcatctccgtagtgtttttaaaactctatcgctttgtgatgtcacaatatatgtttccagaatccccttgtttgtcacaatgcctgtctgtcATAATCTTTCGTAACATAGACATCTGCTGggcgcgcgttctcaaacgtattgggaatttcctgccaaaattggctataaaagtgtttgaaatctcgtaacaatagtaagcttagtcttagaatattagatttttctgggagccatatgccgtcaccaaaagagccatatatggctcgcgagccatgggttcccgacccctgcacTAAGAGATAGACTCTATAAGATTCGACCACTTCTTGAACTTGTGGAACCCACGTTCCTTTCAGTTTATACCCCAGACAAATATATAGCAATTGATGAATCAATGATACCATTCAAAGGTAGAATAAGCTTTCGGCAATTTATACCCTCAAAACGTGTTAGATTTGGAATAAAAGTCTGGGTTTTGGCAGAATCGAAAACAGGGTATGTTTCCAAATTCCAAATTTATACTGGCAAGGATCCACGAGTTCAAGAAGTGGGATTAGCATCTAGGGTGGTATACGATCTAATTGATCCGTTCCTAGATAAGGGTTACCACCTATACGTAGATAACTTTTATACGTCAACAGAACTTTTTAGAAAGTTATACGAAAACAATGTTTATGCATGTGGTACAATGCGCTTGGGAAGAAAAAACTTTCCAAGCGAAGTTGTACTTACAAAAAGAACTCATAGAAGAGGTGACAGTGAATGGACAATGGCCCACGAGCTTCTCTGTCAATCGTGGCTTGACAACAGGCCggtatattttttatcaacaattCACAAGCCTGATTACGAGCCAGATGTTCCAATGGAACTCAGAACTGTGAAAAGAAGGGGTGGGCGTGGCATGCCATCGCAAGACATGCCATGTCCACCTCTTCTACAtgattataataattatatggGCGGGGTGGATTTCAATGACGCTATGCGAAAGTACTATAACATTGGAAGACGTTCCAAAACATGGTACAgacgtatttttttttacctaatcgAAGTAGCGTTACATAACAGTATCGTGGTGGCGAAGGCTATTTTGCCTGAAAATGAAAGGAAAAAATTCGTGCCATTAGAATGGCGAAAAGATTTGGTCACGAAATTGTTGGGTGATTTCAGGACCGTTCGCGTGCCACCACGTCGCTCTAGTGAACAACGTGAACTAAGACTTCAAAATGTAGGGCTTTATTTGCCGTCATTTCAAAATGCCTTGCGAATCTGCAAGGTTTGCTCTGTGAAAGAATCCCATAAGCAGAGAAGGGGTGGCCCTAAATATGTTACGAGATCGCGCGTAATTTGTCGAGAATGTGGCGTACATCTTTGTGTAGCTCGCGGAAAAGATTGCTTTACGCAATGGCACACAAAGAAAGAATTTTGGCGATAATCACGCCCTTTCTCTTCCATGTGATACCTTCACAGAGCAAACCTTTATAATTTTATGTAAAGTATTTGTTTTTCAGTTATCGTATTTGTAACCTTTATAATTTCATGTacagtttttgttattttgtttgtccgttatagtatttgtaaataaaatatatgttatgCCAGCAAAATAGCAATGTTTTTATACACGAAATATAAGGGAGTGATATTATCACAGACGATAAGGCAGCGTTAGGTCTAATCGATCGCTCAGACTCAACTGAGCCGAATGACAATTTCGTTCACGACAGGCGTATTACTCGCTCAAAACACACCAGTCTTGTGTTGACAGAATCGTAGTAACAAAGCGCAGCGAACTGTAAAGACATAAACAAGTAAGATGCGAGAACACGCTGTTCACAGTTGACTGAATACCAGGCATGTAAATTTTTCTCTTCAATTTCCCGCGTTTGAAGCGACGTCATCGGAATGGCTTTTcgtttacggtcctccagtgacatctagcgtaaAGATCTTGAAAAGACCTTTGCAATGATATATAATAATcgatatatttaataaattttgggGTCTTTAGACTTAAATAAAAATGGGTATACAAATTGGGCAAGATTGATCGTCTGAATCAGGttaaatgtaaaatttgaaCCTTTTACCAAAAGCTCAGCTTGACGCAACGGATAGTGCAGAAATTGCGCTTCATTTAATCGCTGTACTAGGTAAAAGTCGTATGTAAGCACTGTGATTCATCCTTTATAAACAGTGAGAAACCTATTGTGCTATTTATTATAGACCAATGAATGATATGGATAATTTATTCAACAGTTCTTTACTTTAAAATAAGATATATCAAATCATATTACATATAAATGAACtctataaatcatattttttacaatGAACACAGTGAAGTTTTATAATGGTAAGCCACAATTTTATAAGTCAATTGCTTTTTGATCAGAATCGGCATCGATAATATTTCGACAAAAGACAATATTCACGAGCAAACATGATTAGTTTGGTcggtacttctgaagtatgcgcaccaatatgtcgcataaccttaacctggtacagaacctgagttcaggttgtgcgccatcatggtgcgcatacttcaggaggtccgtttAGTCAATATGACATCTATAGAAAGGATAAACGTTTTTGAAATATCCCGTGCAATTCTGAAACTAATTTCATTCTTGATGTTATAATTCACACGCGGGTGCTCATCTATAACTTAAACATCATAACGCAATCATATCAAGTAAAGCATCTCGCCCAAAATTTGACATAAGGTTCATTTTGTCTTTGTATCCCATCTATGGACATTTTGTTAATCCTACTAGCTTCCATGTCATTCCACATTTTTCGTACCATTGTGTGATTTCCCCTGGTGTGACAAAATATCATATATGCCCTAGATATATAATTCAATGGAATCGATAACTTTGTTCGTAATATACCGGTAACGTAGACGTCATCGAGGTAGATCTGTAAAAAAAAGGATAGTATTATGATTTATTTGCGTTTCCAACTAAATTGTAGAATGGTTAATTCTAACTTGACGTCAGACAATGACAAAATGTTTTGATGGGGAAACGGATGTCTAGAAAAGTTTGCTCTTTATTTACTCTTGAAATTTTGCGTACTTCCATTAAAATTAAGAAATCCAATACTATAAAGTGTTTACAAACAACCTGCTAACAATGACCGTTATCGCAAGTGATAACATGTGTTTCACATATAAGAGTTCAATATATTGTTCTTGTGTTTTGAGTATATTTATCgcttttattgatattttgttaGGACTTAAAAATCGTTCATTTTCAAACTATGTCTATCAATTTTCTGACGCTAAACTGTTGACTCTACATTGACATGTCATCGTACTTACCTGCTTCGTTTTCAGTGAAACGTCGAACAAACGCCGAACGACGTCCATTGATGCGATCCAACATCCACCGAAACAAAACGAAGGCCAGTAATCTTCTTCGTATAAAGATCTTGCAATAACATACTTTCCTTCTCTGGgtacatttttgaagaaatggATTTTGCAGATTATTAAATCTTTCTTCGGAAGCCCTATGAAAAAGAACAAACAGGATAATTTCAATTTAAGAAACCATGATAGTAAAATTATGGTCAATTATTCAAATAGAACCCATTTCAAAATCGTGAATCAAAAAGGGTCCCGTTTTAATGCTGGCATGAGTAATAGGTGAAAACAACGGAACGGGCCAGAACCCGTCCGTTGTGCTACGTTAGTATATTCCCATATAATTATTTGTATATATCAGTAAATATCAATtgttgataaaatgaaaaaagataaGATATAAAAGTATCAGACCAATCGACCGAGTAATTTTAACAATATCAAGTTTAGCTAAAGATAAGCACAATATAAGTCGGAGTCTCGATCGATCAACGACGGACCAGTCGAATGCGACCTCTACAAGTACCTATGCACTTGGAGGGGCTTATCTTAAACTTGCGTTGAAAGTAGTGCGTGGGTCAATTACCATGTAAGTCGTAAGTCGTCAAAAATGTATAGCATTGGTCTACAAAATCGGTATCGACACCTTGAGTAGAAAGAGGAGGCGATTCAATTATATGTTAGTTGAATAACAAGATTAATAAGGCGAATAGCAATAACATGAATACGTGGTGTGTTTCATGCGTTGAAGAACTCTAAACATGAGATCAAGATTTTGTTATTTCTTCCTTTTAAAGGTTCTTTTTGACGACTCCTTCCCAACCGTCATTATCTGCAAAGAATAATAATTGATTTCATCGGTCGACATTATCGGTAACGCCACAGTCTAATAACAATGGGCGGAATTGCTCTTGTTAGATACAATAGTAAGACGAAATAACAAAACCAGTATTTTTGATAGTTCCCTTTTTTATTTGCAATGTGCATTTCGTTATTGAGTAGCATGCCTCGTCTCAATCGTATAATCTGAAGGAATTACAACCCGGTGGCTTTTGACGCATTTATTACCTCCTTGTGGAGGAAGTTTGCGAAGTATTTTTCTAATCATCTTACCTCAATTAGTTTATCGTCTTCATTGTATCGTTCTATAGTCATTTTCCTTTTatctttgttgaaaaaaaaagttccaACCATCCGTCCATTTTCAAGTTTCCATGAACCCTTCAAATATTATAACGACACCAGTAAATGTTATGAAACATTTGAAATTCCGGTGTGGTAAAATGCACCAAATCGCTTTAAAATTCTCCAAGCtacgattttttttcattcaaataatgTTTGCAATGAAAGCAAGTTAAGGGGTACTAGGTTATTGAACTGCAAATCATTTTCCACGTTTACTTTCTATTAGGATCCgtgtatgttagtcgttgggatCCGTATTATCAGTTAACATTAACACAAGATAAATTGAACGAAATagtattataaatataattagCATACCGTGAAAAGAGCTCATGCTATTCTTACAGAATGCTATGTTACAAATTTCTTACCGACATTTTCCCTCCAGTGGGCGCATCATCTTCAAACTCCACACCAAATTTCATCTGCCTCGTCTTTCGCACTGGACCTGTGACTGTTTTCAGTTCGTATTCATCGTCAGTCTTTTTCCTTATTTCAGCGTATGTTGTCAGACGCACTGCAATAGCTCGTTCAATCGCATTCACGCCTGAGAAACACGAGACAAGTAATTACATAGTTATACGGAAAGCACACTTACAATATAATAAGGAGGCTTAGGGTTGCTATTGAAGCACTTCAATATTCTGTTTCATAACGGTACCATACTAAGAGTAACAGGGGACAAAGGACGAGACATATATTATTCCACCGAACTATATACCAAAAATTAAAGTTCCAcgcataatttaaaaattattttacaccaATTCCtaccaacaacaaaatttacatttGCACTGAACCAATATTTTCGTCATTCGTTACTCTTAAAATCGATGATACTTaacatttcaattatttcaaatgGTTTTCTTTGCAGTTCATGGCTGGAACCGGTGAACAATAAACACAATACAATAAATCACGACCTAACTATCGGATTTAATGGGTTCAGCAAATCAATCTAGCGCGCTGTTACCGGCACCGGCGGTTTTCGAAGTTACGCAATTACGTGCTCATTCATGCATGTTAAGACGTCTGGTACCGTATACTTGTACATAACTAGTCTGTACTTGCTGAAAATACTATTAGATTAAGCGGACTGTGTGTATAgtgtaaatttccgattcagTATACCATGCGATTGTTCGTAGAGCAAAGATTACTTTCACAGTGTTTGGTTATAGCGTAATTCATATAACACGCAGGAGTAGCCAGCGACGTTAAGAGAAATTCCATTTCACGCGGTATAATAACTAATTTCAATCGCCACACCCCACGACATTATATAGAATATTATTCATTGGTCTACAAAGTCTTACCCAACTCCTTTAGCATTCCATCAAAATTCTCATTTTCTTCCAACACCCACTCTCCTACTATAGCTTCCATTTTAAATTACTGCTGGAAAAACGCAGTGCGATGTTCTATATTATGCTTGTTGCAATTACTGATAGCACAAAAAGCCTGAAATAGTGTTCGCAACTTACTCTATAGTTAAACAGCGGTCCAAATCTAAGTACAAGCTAATCAAGAATGACGGAAAACCGTGATCCGCTTAGCGATATCTCGGTGAAATTAGTAAATGATTGAACGTCTGATGTCAGTATAGTCATACTTCAGTAATAACTAAGTTAAACAAAGGCGGAGAAACCTTCGTTATGCGTTTGTCGTGTTGCGATAGTAGGCCTAAAATAGCTGGATTGCGCCATAAGAAAGCATATCTTCCTTCGTAAAACGTAGAAATACAGGCGCTGTTTGCGCCTCACTACACATCAAAACTACGCACCTAGTTTCCATGCCAGCACACGTAATTGATGCAAAGTTTGTTCGCTAATGAACAGAAGATAAAATAGCGATATCAAACCAAAACAGTATCCAGAATATTATGGACCTAAATTTtctttagatattttaatttaatgaaGTCTATATCGTTTGCTGCTTCGCGTGAAGTTACCATCAAACATTGATCACAAGTAGTAATTACTTTAGTATATTTTACCGACTGCCTACGGGGAAAAGTCAAATAATTCTACAAATAGCGTTGATTAGAATACTCTATGCCAGTGGTCGAGTATTCTTTGCCGGACCTTGTGCGTTTCTGGTTTAGATAATGTAGCGTAATATTTTCGTAACGTAACGTAAGACACACGTTATACCGGACGTCATATGAAAATGAAACTTGATCACCTGATTTTTAACATCCTGCAGTTAAATATTGTGATAGATTAGCaagttaaataaaaacgtgaggtcAGGAATTAGGTTCGATAAGCTACAAAGTAGAGCGAATCTATAGTAGCAGCTAAGTTTGTCACTGAAACTTGACGCTCGACAGTTTGAATATTGCAAATTATAATGAGTAGAAATTAAAATCTATTTTGAAACGGTTTAACACCATCTGCAGAATCTGACATCGGAACGATGGGCttataactgtaaaaaataaaatgcttttaagCGTCAATACCGCGACTGCAGAACAGACTACATTGTTCCATAATTCCAGGGTGGATGATTTTGCTGGCGACTGGTCGGTTCGCAACAATTTTCTGTTTTGAAATCAGTCCGCGGCACAGAGAAGGGTTGCGACCACTGCTTTGTGCAAAAGAATTCCACTTCACAAGGAAATTAAATCAAAGTTTTGCCATGAGAAACAATGTTGAATAATTTAATTCGTTCTTACGCATTACAAATTACCCAAATTATTAACAAAACGTCTAcctaaataaaagtaattaattGAATGTGTACGTAATAAGGATCAAACattttaaaactgaaaatttaaaaaaaattgtatcagTCACTGTACGTTTGAGCAAATTTCTTTTGTCTCTATTggattcgtttttgtgtgtgcgatgacgtcatcaaaaattgcgcaccttgtggcggttccgttTCTACCCGAGTACCGCAGCATTTTTAATTAACTAGATTTTTTGGTCGACTACCAAGTTGATCGAATATCTTGTCGTTCGACTACTGAGGTCACACTGTATATTCTCTATCACTGAATTGTGAGTAGAGCAAAATAAAGACTATAGGCTCAAAATACTTTTGGAGCTCTGAGGCAATATATTTCAACACACATTATCCAAATCTTTAAATGTTATCTTCAAGtgtgtttgtatatatatatatttctccCACAATAATGATGTTATTTGAAGTTTTCCTAATGCTAGCATGGCAAACCTTATAGGGGCTAACTGGCTCATTAGcgcaaatttgaatataaaatcacGTGACCTAGGTTTAGAATGTCGGTTGGggttttattttgaagtttcTTCGATTACCTACCTGACAATACCAGATCAAGCTTGATACGACAATTGAAAGCCAAAAAATAACGGCTTTATGTGAACACGATGACGCACAACCTTACAATTTTcacaggttgtgtgacatctttTAGCACAttcttcaggagtaccaaaataacaaaaaaaatgttctcGCGTGATTCATGCTTATGTTATTGttacataaaatacaaaactaaTTTCTACGACTTCAAAAATAATGGACTTCGCGCCATACAACGACCTACTTTTGACATCTGGACGTGATAAAACGACGACACATGCTTTGCATGGACCGCATTACATCGTCTCAGCATGACGCTCTACCGATTGACATATATACGGCAAAAGGCACTATCTAGCGCGACTGACGGAAATGTGGCTCTATGCCGTGAATGCCCTTACATGATTCATGTTCGTTCTATTGTTGCATGAACATGGAAACTAATTCTCTATGACCTCAAAATAAACAATGGCCTACATATGACATCAGAAAGTGATGAAGCGAAGACATTACACTCAGCAAGACACTATTGATTGACGACACATTTAGCTTTAGTAAAACAGCGGGTGCTCATCTCGTAAAAAGCAGAGCATTGTTTACGAGTCAAGATAAAATGATGAGAAACTTATAACAAAGTATTACATTACTTGCAACGATGACGACTAGACGATTTTTCGATTCAATTGAAGCTTTGAGACGCTTAGACGAAATAGAGGATGACGATGAAGTCATTGGTGAAATGGAAAGTTCAGGCGACGAAGTCGATGTATTAGAGGCACAATCTGAGAGCGAATATGAGGAGAGCTCAGATTCAGACGTACCCGGCCCTTCGAATGCGCCAGCCCGCAATGTTCGTGGTTCGCAGAGAAGCCGTCGAAGAAGAGCAGTGGCAGGTCGACAGCGAGGAAGAACGAGAACCACAACCCCATCAGGTCCACAACTAAACTGGCAGAAGGTGGTAAATCCCCGTGTGATGCGTCCATTTTCCGAGAGAATAGGGGTACAAAAACGATTTCCCCCCCCCCACACTACAAGTTTGGATGTCTTTTCACAATTTATTACCGCAAATGTTATCGCACTAATTGTCGAGATGACAAATCTCAATGCCGAGCGGAAGATTGCAGCTTCTGGAGGCAGCCAGACGTGGAAACCGACGACCGCGGAAGAAGTGAAAGCATTCCTTGGCCTAATTATTATCATGGGCCTAATAAGAATGCCACAATTGACCATGTACTGGCAGAAGAAGAACTGGATTTTCGACTGGCCCACACCAAACAAAATAATACCAAGAGATCGCTTCAAACTTTTATGGAAATACCTTCACTTCTGTGATGAATCCAAATCCCCATCGCCGCAGGACCCACTAAgacaggggtcgggaacctttttggtcaagagagccataaaatatacatattttcaattgcatttccgtgcgagccatataacatttcttcacttaatcaggcctgaaatgtttactcaaaagtcaacacatacaatgtcaatatacatttaatgtgatttctgatgctgcatgtagtcgctgcgggccttgaacggttgctcacttgcagcccaagttgaaatctacggtATGTTTACTGTTATTTACAAATACTATGACCGTTTTTTTTCTCGTCATATTTTATCCCCCTTATTGCAAGTTTTATACACGTATAATaggataccgtaccggtattgtTTGCAATATATTATTCGCTGTAACTTAATCAGAGTGGTAATTTTCACTCTTTTCATTTGTatataagttttcaaaattgtacttgttagaaatattttgtgCAATTTGCATTCTCTCTAAGTTTtcctttattttttcttgttgtccTCTCATTTTCTCTCTTCAGTGCATTCTCTCGTGATAgttatacatttattttgttaaataatctgCACAGTAGCCTCAATTATGTATACTGCCGCAACTACTGGTATTCAGTAGTTGTGTCTTATTTAGTTACTTTTTTATACTAACCTGCATCagctaggtgtcgctgcttgaagacctttataggtccctcgcgactccagtcacacaattaacatgatcagtatatttcatttattgtaacagttttctatatgcttgttttttgtgttgacaaataaaagattgattgattgatacggtactcatcaccctttttcgtttaggcatctccgtagtgtttttaaaactctatcgctttgtgatgtcacaatatatgtttccagaatccccttgtttgtcacaatgcctgtctgtcATAATCTTTCGTAACATAGACATCTGCTGggcgcgcgttctcaaacgtattgggaatttcctgccaaaattggctataaaagtgtttgaaatctcgtaacaatagtaagcttagtcttagaatattagatttttctgggagccatatgccgtcaccaaaagagccatatatggctcgcgagccatgggttcccgacccctgcacTAAGAGATAGACTCTATAAGATTCGACCACTTCTTGAACTTGTGGAACCCACGTTCCTTTCAGTTTATACCCCAGACAAATATATAGCAATTGATGAATCAATGATACCATTCAAAGGTAGAATAAGCTTTCGGCAATTTATACCCTCAAAACGTGTTAGATTTGGAATAAAAGTCTGGGTTTTGGCAGAATCGAAAACAGGGTATGTTTCCAAATTCCAAATTTATACTGGCAAGGATCCACGAGTTCAAGAAGTGGGATTAGCATCTAGGGTGGTATACGATCTAATTGATCCGTTCCTAGATAAGGGTTACCACCTATACGTAGATAACTTTTATACGTCAACAGAACTTTTTAGAAAGTTATACGAAAACAATGTTTATGCATGTGGTACAATGCGCTTGGGAAGAAAAAACTTTCCAAGCGAAGTTGTACTTACAAAAAGAACTCATAGAAGAGGTGACAGTGAATGGACAATGGCCCACGAGCTTCTCTGTCAATCGTGGCTTGACAACAGGCCggtatattttttatcaacaattCACAAGCCTGATTACGAGCCAGATGTTCCAATGGAACTCAGAACTGTGAAAAGAAGGGGTGGGCGTGGCATGCCATCGCAAGACATGCCATGTCCACCTCTTCTACAtgattataataattatatggGCGGGGTGGATTTCAATGACGCTATGCGAAAGTACTATAACATTGGAAGACGTTCCAAAACATGGTACAgacgtatttttttttacctaatcgAAGTAGCGTTACATAACAGTATCGTGGTGGCGAAGGCTATTTTGCCTGAAAATGAAAGGAAAAAATTCGTGCCATTAGAATGGCGAAAAGATTTGGTCACGAAATTGTTGGGTGATTTCAGGACCGTTCGCGTGCCACCACGTCGCTCTAGTGAACAACGTGAACTAAGACTTCAAAATGTAGGGCTTTATTTGCCGTCATTTCAAAATGCCTTGCGAATCTGCAAGGTTTGCTCTGTGAAAGAATCCCATAAGCAGAGAAGGGGTGGCCCTAAATATGTTACGAGATCGCGCGTAATTTGTCGAGAATGTGGCGTACATCTTTGTGTAGCTCGCGGAAAAGATTGCTTTACGCAATGGCACACAAAGAAAGAATTTTGGCGATAATCACGCCCTTTCTCTTCCATGTGATACCTTCACAGAGCAAACCTTTATAATTTTATGTAAAGTATTTGTTTTTCAGTTATCGTATTTGTAACCTTTATAATTTCATGTacagtttttgttattttgtttgtccgttatagtatttgtaaataaaatatatgttatgCCAGCAAAATAGCAATGTTTTTATACACGAAATATAAGGGAGTGATATTATCACAGACGATAAGGCAGCGTTAGGTCTAATCGATCGCTCAGACTCAACTGAGCCGAATGACAATTTCGTTCACGACAGGCGTATTACTCGCTCAAAACACACCAGTCTTGTGTTGACAGAATCGTAGTAACAAAGCGCAGCGAACTGTAAAGACATAAACAAGTAAGATGCGAGAACACGCTGTTCACAGTTGACTGAATACCAGGCATGTAAATTTTTCTCTTCAATTTTCCGCGTTTGAAGCGACGTCATCGGAATGGCTTTTcgtttacggtcctccagtgacatctagcgtaaAGATCTTGAAAAGACCTTTGCAATGATATATAATAATcgatatatttaataaattttgggGTCTTTAGACTTAAATAAAAATGGGTATACAAATTGGGCAAGATTGATCGTCTGAATCAGGttaaatgtaaaatttgaaCCTTTTACCAAAAGCTCAGCTTGACGCAACGGATAGTGCAGAAATTGCGCTTCATTTAATCGCTGTACTAGGTAAAAGTCGTATGTAAGCACTGTGATTCATCCTTTATAAACAGTGAGAAACCTATTGTGCTATTTATTATAGACCAATGAATGATATGGATAATTTATTCAACAGTTCTTTACTTTAAAATAAGATATATCAAATCATATTACATATAAATGAACtctataaatcatattttttacaatGAACACAGTGAAGTTTTATAATGGTAAGCCACAATTTTATAAGTCAATTGCTTTTTGATCAGAATCGGCATCGATAATATTTCGACAAAAGACAATATTCACGAGCAAACATGATTAGTTTGGTcggtacttctgaagtatgcgcaccaatatgtcgcataaccttaacctggtacagaacctgagttcaggttgtgcgccatcatggtgcgcatacttcaggaggtccgtttAGTCAATATGACATCTATAGAAAGGATAAACGTTTTTGAAATATCCCGTGCAATTCTGAAACTAATTTCATTCTTGATGTTATAATTCACACGCGGGTGCTCATCTATAACTTAAACATCATAACGCAATCATATCAAGTAAAGCATCTCGCCCAAAATTTGACATAAGGTTCATTTTGTCTTTGTATCCCATCTATGGACATTTTGTTAATCCTACTAGCTTCCATGTCATTCCACATTTTTCGTACCATTGTGTGATTTCCCCTGGTGTGACAAAATATCATATATGCCCTAGATATATAATTCAATGGAATCGATAACTTTGTTCGTAATATACCGGTAACGTAGACGTCATCGAGGTAGATCTGTAAAAAAAAGGATAGTATTATGATTTATTTGCGTTTCCAACTAAATTGTAGAATGGTTAATTCTAACTTGACGTCAGACAATGACAAAATGTTTTGATGGGGAAACGGATGTCTAGAAAAGTTTGCTCTTTATTTACTCTTGAAATTTTGCGTACTTCCATTAAAATTAAGAAATCCAATACTATAAAGTGTTTACAAACAACCTGCTAACAATGACCGTTATCGCAAGTGATAACATGTGTTTCACATATAAGAGTTCAATAT containing:
- the LOC144429648 gene encoding fatty acid-binding protein homolog 6-like, with the protein product MEAIVGEWVLEENENFDGMLKELGVNAIERAIAVRLTTYAEIRKKTDDEYELKTVTGPVRKTRQMKFGVEFEDDAPTGGKMSGSWKLENGRMVGTFFFNKDKRKMTIERYNEDDKLIEIMTVGKESSKRTFKRKK